Below is a genomic region from Syngnathus typhle isolate RoL2023-S1 ecotype Sweden linkage group LG3, RoL_Styp_1.0, whole genome shotgun sequence.
GGGCTCTATGTTCTTGCAACGTTTTGCAAGGATGGACATACCAGCCACATTTAGGATTGGGTTTATTCTGGGCTGGTCAGATTGTTTGGTTGTGATATATAACTCAAGTAGTGTGTAAACAATAAAGCTCGCATCAAAATAGAACACTGTTTAAAGATTGGGCAGTTTCTTCTTTTTGCTTCCTGAATGCTTCTCAAGTTGCAAGGACAAGGTGACTGACGGGACAATTGCGACCCCGTGTGTCGGATAGTTGAACTGTTTCTGAACGTTGGAGTTTGTGTTGTGCACGCAGACAAAATGCGTCAAGTTCCCTTCCTGTCTGTCGTACACCGGAAACGATGACACACGTTTATGACACTGAGCACGTTAAATGGCCTTGTTTGATTGTATCAAATGATGTCGTTGTGTAAACATCATTTAACTGTAGAGTTGTTTGGTAACAATACGTTCTCTTAACATTATATCGTCCGGGGGAGATAATTCGGATGTTTGGCTCGTTTTATTTTGGTGCCAATCACCGGAAATCGCTATCTGTCTTTCCCTTATCGCAACTCGAGTGCTGTCAAAGTTCGTAATCTTATTTGCAATTTGGACAAGATCGGACTGCTGGTGAGGCAAAACACACGCGtacattaaattattattttataactTAAATGCCCTTAAATGCACTTGTTTGTCCTGTCCGCGTTTTGCTTGCTGGTAACGGAGCGAGTTTGATCAAGAGTCGTTCGGTCAGGTCGTCGCcgtttaaatgttttattatacTGCTTAGGGACATGTCGTTTTAATAACGTGCATTAAATGATACGTTTTAAAATATTATGTGCgttaaataatttttaaaatcttACGTTTTCGGTGAAAAGGGAGATGTCAACAGGCTGGTTTACCCGTGGTCATTTAAAGACAGGTGTATCAAAAGTTGAGGTAAAAGTTGTATTTATCAGAGGAgacttttggatttaaaataatgtGTTTTCAATATTAAAGTCTTAATATTATGAATATAAGTGCAAAGTCCCCAGTCTTCACAGAACTAGTATATTTTCGAgaattttgtgtattttgtttgaGTAAATTTATTTGTTTGAGAAAAACATTAGGTGTACAAAAGAAAATcctgtattgttttaatatattttgtatatttttctgAACAGTAGTAGTCTATTATAAGGGAAAGGGGCATTTATGGGAGGGGAGTATTTTCAAGATTTTTCTAATTAAATGGGCATTTTAGATTTTCATTTCCAGAATAAAATTGTATACTTCCAAGAAAAGCCAGAGTTATTCACCAAATGCCATTTCAAGTATGAAAGAGGATTTGAAGGAATTATAGCCTGCTGCCCCCTACTCTGGCTTTCCTTAGTGCTCTTGAAATGTCTTCTAGTGTATTTTGGACAAGTTATtgtgtgatatatatatatatatatatatatatttatatatttgggGGTCTGTTAGCGAGCTGACTTTTTACTGTGACTCGTCATTGTTCTTTTGTATTGTAGCCCTCATTTTGACTTGTGTTGGACTTTCACGCAGACTTCCTGCGCCAATTTTTTGGCTGCGCGTTCGCCACCGCAACTTCCTTTCGTcacatcttctgctattcattTTTGACATGTCACTTCCGGTACCCTCTTAGCAAAGGACCCATTACGTGAATAGATTTTAGGGTTCACATGATCAAGATTTTGCAGCTAATCAGTAAGTTACTAGGGGCAGCACGTTGTAGCTAGTGGGTGGCTCGTCTACCTCACAAAGGTGTTACCCAAATCTTCCACTTTCTCTCAGTCATGTCTCGCAGGAGCTGTCGCCTGGCGTCCACGGGCTACTACAACTCAGACGACGACTCCGACTCAAGTATCGTGACCAACATTTCATATCGAGAGAACCCCGTCAAGTGAGAAACAGTGGCGCGAAATCTTTTCGTGACATTTGTTTCGACTGTGTCTATGGTCCCTGAAagcgtgcattttttttttttccctaaggaTTTTCAAGAAGAAAGCAGGGACCCGCAAGGCTGTGTCTCGTGCCTCCACCACTTCCAGCAGCTTCCAGTCACCTTCCACCAAAGGTGGGCGTGGAGTGGGTGGCAGTTGGTTGCGGGGGCAAACTTTAAGGTTCCACGATGGCACCGATCCCATAATGACATTTTGTCTTCCTCGAAGGCCGCAAGCCTTCCCTGAGCACCCAGACGGAACTGACCATGGGGAGCGTGTCCTGCACCAGGGTCACGCCCCGGCCCCCTCTGATCCCGTCGTCGTCAACCACGACTCAGACCCCCACCCGTTGCCCACCGCCTCCTCCAGAGAGGATCCCCGGTAGCGGCCAGGCCGTCGTCTACCCCCGACCGGACCAGGAGAGGAGTTGTGTTGACAGCTCGGGCTACTCCTCCTCTGAGGGTGTCAATCTAAAATCTCCAACAGCGAGCACCACCACCAAGTCCAGTGCCAGCACCAGAACCAGCACCAGCAAAGCCAAAAGTAACCCCCTGGCTCCCCCTGCCGAATGCAGACGGCAAATCAACAGCGCCCTCTGTCGTGTGAAGGGTGGGTGCACGTGTTTGGCATGTTTGCCTTTTACATTGTCAAGTCacatcaaatgtgtgtgtgtgttttcagagaCACTATCAACATGGACTGCCAAGATAAACCATCTGACCACTTTGGGTAAGAAGTGTGCTTTTACTGCATCACAAAGCCTAGCACAGCTATTTAGCATGACTTTCAAATGTGTCCACAGGTGCTCAAGTCTGGTCACAGCTGCTGGTGTACTTTCAACGGCTTTATCCAACGAACGGTAACCAAACAGCACGTTCATGTACAAGCGTTGGGACTAAGAATCAAGCTACAGTAGCACTAAGCCAGAATTGATTGAATGCATGCAGAAACATCCACAAAATGAACTTTTCCTCCTTGTCCTGCAGCAAACAGTGCCCAAACTAAGACAACTTGCATTGCCCTCATCCTCCTCTTTCTTCTGGCTGCCTGTGAGTGACACGCCGCCATCTCTTGTAAAGACACGTGCTTAAAAGACAGTCTCTTGAATTGTTTGCTCCTCTCGCTCTTCTCAGTTGTGTGGTTCCTTCCTCCCTTGTTGACACCTTTGCACACCCTCACCGACTTCATAAAGACCCAATCTCCCCCCGGCAAAGTCACGCAGGGCCCCGTTCTACCAAACAGACCTTCTCCACTCGACAACGTGGAGTACGCAACTGCAACGGTGCGGTCGAGGGAGATTTCTAATCTTCTACTCCAACCCATTTCTTTGTATGGGTGCTTTTTAATTCCTTGTCCTAAACCCAACGTGCTGGGATTCAATAACAACGTTCAATAAGTTATATCGGGATGTGTGCTCTGGTCATTCCAGCTAATAATGATACTTTTCCCCACTCATTCCATTCTGCAGGACTCTGGCACACTGCCTACTGAGATAGAAGCTAAGGTGCAGCATCTTCACGTAAGAAGCAGATGATCTgtttgg
It encodes:
- the sun2 gene encoding uncharacterized protein sun2 isoform X1 codes for the protein MIKILQLIIMSRRSCRLASTGYYNSDDDSDSSIVTNISYRENPVKIFKKKAGTRKAVSRASTTSSSFQSPSTKGRKPSLSTQTELTMGSVSCTRVTPRPPLIPSSSTTTQTPTRCPPPPPERIPGSGQAVVYPRPDQERSCVDSSGYSSSEGVNLKSPTASTTTKSSASTRTSTSKAKSNPLAPPAECRRQINSALCRVKETLSTWTAKINHLTTLGAQVWSQLLVYFQRLYPTNANSAQTKTTCIALILLFLLAAFVWFLPPLLTPLHTLTDFIKTQSPPGKVTQGPVLPNRPSPLDNVEYATATDSGTLPTEIEAKVQHLHEALQQKQELLDKMGAQFEANMQNIWDHVKGVESSSAQNLDHAVNVLIKKIDDHKEQSISRLNGRMKALETKIVELSKDLLASQSQPGLPCPDISSQKQLTPELQQAMEKWLTDRIQAHNAVNLEDKGISACAQPLANKMADFALETQGASVISTRCSETYRTRSACLSLFGFPLWYPMENPRIVIRGEPMLLPGKCWAFHGAHGTLVIALSHPIRITHVTLDHVPRHNTPTGRIDSAPKDFEVYGLEDEVDEGTLLGTFTYNEDGEPTQTFELPPSNVIYRVVELRVLSNWGHMEYTCLYRFRVHGTLATDT
- the sun2 gene encoding uncharacterized protein sun2 isoform X2, with amino-acid sequence MSRRSCRLASTGYYNSDDDSDSSIVTNISYRENPVKIFKKKAGTRKAVSRASTTSSSFQSPSTKGRKPSLSTQTELTMGSVSCTRVTPRPPLIPSSSTTTQTPTRCPPPPPERIPGSGQAVVYPRPDQERSCVDSSGYSSSEGVNLKSPTASTTTKSSASTRTSTSKAKSNPLAPPAECRRQINSALCRVKETLSTWTAKINHLTTLGAQVWSQLLVYFQRLYPTNANSAQTKTTCIALILLFLLAAFVWFLPPLLTPLHTLTDFIKTQSPPGKVTQGPVLPNRPSPLDNVEYATATDSGTLPTEIEAKVQHLHEALQQKQELLDKMGAQFEANMQNIWDHVKGVESSSAQNLDHAVNVLIKKIDDHKEQSISRLNGRMKALETKIVELSKDLLASQSQPGLPCPDISSQKQLTPELQQAMEKWLTDRIQAHNAVNLEDKGISACAQPLANKMADFALETQGASVISTRCSETYRTRSACLSLFGFPLWYPMENPRIVIRGEPMLLPGKCWAFHGAHGTLVIALSHPIRITHVTLDHVPRHNTPTGRIDSAPKDFEVYGLEDEVDEGTLLGTFTYNEDGEPTQTFELPPSNVIYRVVELRVLSNWGHMEYTCLYRFRVHGTLATDT